Proteins encoded in a region of the Mycoplasma feriruminatoris genome:
- a CDS encoding NADH-dependent flavin oxidoreductase, producing the protein MNKYDKLFEPFYLNGFKLENRFVLSPMTLSLATLDGKITDKEVDYVKRRAHSAPLQITGGVYFDEFGQLFEYGISAKSDDDIPSLTSLYQAMKTDNNCVILQLAHAGKFSKTSLKKYGYLYGPSYEKNHTPIEHEVLELPIKKIKQIIQDYKDATLRVIKAGFNGVEISMAQRLLMQTFFSQIINKRADEYSTSTFENRSRFCLEVVKGIREVIDKYAPKDFIFGFRATPEETYGDILGYTIEDFIKLVDKIIEVGKISYLAIASWGHDIYLNKVRSNTKYKNQLVNKVIYDVYKNKLPIISSGGINTPDKCLEALQYSDLIGLSSVFVADPEFVSKIKNNQLDRINLYVKQEQLEDLKIPQSSFQDVVNMFSFCETIPSETIKTFEKNVKKD; encoded by the coding sequence ATGAATAAATATGATAAATTATTTGAACCATTTTATTTAAATGGGTTTAAATTAGAAAACCGTTTTGTACTTTCACCAATGACTTTAAGTTTAGCTACTTTAGATGGAAAAATTACAGATAAAGAAGTTGATTATGTTAAAAGAAGAGCTCATTCAGCTCCTTTACAAATTACTGGTGGAGTTTATTTTGATGAATTTGGACAATTGTTTGAGTATGGAATTAGTGCAAAAAGTGATGATGATATACCTAGTTTAACTAGTTTATATCAAGCAATGAAAACTGATAATAATTGTGTAATTTTACAACTAGCTCATGCTGGTAAGTTTTCTAAAACCTCATTAAAAAAATATGGTTATTTGTACGGACCTTCATATGAAAAAAATCATACTCCAATTGAACATGAAGTTTTAGAACTACCAATAAAAAAAATTAAACAAATTATTCAAGATTATAAAGATGCTACTTTAAGAGTAATTAAAGCTGGTTTTAATGGTGTTGAAATTTCAATGGCTCAACGTTTATTAATGCAAACTTTTTTTAGTCAAATTATAAATAAAAGAGCTGATGAATATTCAACATCAACTTTTGAAAATAGATCTAGATTTTGTTTAGAAGTTGTTAAAGGTATTAGAGAAGTTATTGATAAATATGCTCCAAAAGATTTTATTTTTGGATTTAGAGCAACTCCTGAAGAAACTTATGGAGATATATTAGGATATACAATTGAAGATTTTATTAAACTTGTTGATAAAATTATAGAAGTTGGAAAAATCTCTTATTTAGCGATTGCTAGTTGAGGTCATGATATTTATTTAAATAAAGTTAGATCAAATACTAAATATAAAAATCAATTAGTTAATAAAGTAATTTATGATGTTTATAAAAATAAATTACCAATTATTTCATCTGGAGGAATTAATACACCAGATAAGTGTTTAGAAGCTTTACAATATTCAGATTTAATTGGATTAAGTTCAGTATTTGTAGCTGATCCTGAATTTGTATCTAAAATTAAAAATAACCAATTAGATCGAATTAATTTATATGTAAAACAAGAACAATTAGAAGATTTAAAAATTCCACAATCATCATTTCAAGATGTAGTTAATATGTTTAGTTTTTGTGAAACAATACCAAGTGAAACTATTAAAACATTTGAAAAGAACGTTAAAAAAGATTAG
- a CDS encoding BspA family leucine-rich repeat surface protein: MKFKGKHNNNETTDSKDGEFDASTWDDTNFVVYELGYYDDGEQIQAIKLPHGVVSVPKELPKEITSLKELFQDATDFNDPNIKNWDTSNVEVMESMFEGASKFNQDLDQWNTKNVSNMSFMFSEATEFNGKISNWNTSKVTLMSGMFKKAKSFNQDINTKYWKNKNKYSMSWDVSNVRNMLSMFEGATNFNSDLYNWDTKNVSAMRDMFNGATSFNKDISNFNITRVVDFTNMFKDTTSFNKNLSNWIISNDKIKQFENTNTSWISYYKPRSKRQALDIVEKENKSYLKTTNSLYDEEITKLIEKHKIEVEKQKAEVEPRKQKEIANKIKEIWNKDFKNKLNSAQKYKDIFKELQEKINKENNLKSVSIKLANQSLKNNRFKFDSTDTTFDPSIKIEPQSLDILLDNQTIKLDPGSVKRAWKAVEFKGKTNGEHASSKENEWDISYWDDKDFEVYELGYYDDGEQIRAIKLPKDVKIVPDHLPKEITSTKELFAFSNQFNNEVIKKWDMSNIEDMSGMFLGAAKFNQDLSSWDTSNVTNMSKMFLNAKEFNSKIFNKVDNVTDMSSMFLNAIAFNQDLSNWKVDNVKNMNSMFLGATNFNQNLNQWNVENITDMSYMFKNATLFNNQLSSWKPKNVINMSNMFEGATKFDQDISRWEVSNVKNMQDMFKNAKTFNKNLADWDVSKVSNMHGMFELADKFNGDISKWDTKNVKDMSSMFKGATEFNKDISNWNTSNVTNMSYMFSEAVNFNQNINTKEVNKQKTWDVSNVKDMESMFDGATKFNSILSKWNTTNVTNMSKMFKDAKHFNSDISNFDIKNVKDFNSMFKNAIEFNQDLSKWSFKHLNIKDIITAIENYDLNAKAWKEEWKPDNQIKDKIALPVFIKNTQLGEISEKNDKEILKKLGILNPNLEINELFVTSISNNSAIINAGSNPKQHHGVYEGQILVWFTVKKSEPVQPQPPTDKPFIRPLIPIRPINPNDNKITLSEIIKKDQLGEINFRSANEILKKLASLNKDINIYELVVTNITKNSAIVSARLDSDYIGSVLVSFNIKKPQAIKWEKPIFNTTDDWFLYPVISNNKNIIDPVKPDKPVEPKPDKPNKPTNPSNPITPNKPDKPADNKPTTPTTPTNNKKPEVKKVNNNKAAFIGIGVTLLAIILISSVALILKRKKK; encoded by the coding sequence ATGAAGTTTAAAGGAAAACATAACAATAATGAAACCACAGATTCAAAAGATGGTGAATTTGATGCTTCAACTTGAGATGACACTAATTTTGTAGTTTATGAATTAGGTTATTATGATGATGGTGAACAAATTCAGGCTATTAAACTACCACATGGTGTAGTTTCAGTTCCTAAAGAACTTCCAAAAGAAATCACTTCATTAAAAGAATTATTTCAAGATGCGACTGATTTTAATGATCCAAATATTAAAAATTGAGATACATCAAATGTAGAAGTTATGGAATCTATGTTTGAAGGTGCAAGTAAATTTAATCAAGACTTAGATCAATGAAATACTAAAAATGTTTCTAATATGTCATTTATGTTCAGTGAAGCAACCGAATTTAATGGAAAAATTTCAAACTGAAACACTTCTAAAGTAACATTAATGTCTGGAATGTTTAAAAAAGCTAAAAGTTTTAATCAAGACATCAATACAAAGTATTGAAAAAACAAAAATAAATATAGTATGTCTTGAGATGTTTCAAATGTAAGAAATATGCTAAGTATGTTTGAAGGAGCTACAAATTTTAACAGTGATCTTTATAATTGAGACACAAAAAATGTTTCAGCTATGAGAGATATGTTTAATGGAGCTACTAGTTTTAACAAAGATATTAGTAATTTTAACATTACAAGAGTAGTTGATTTTACCAATATGTTTAAAGACACTACTTCATTTAATAAAAACTTATCTAATTGAATAATTAGTAATGATAAAATTAAACAATTTGAAAATACAAATACCTCTTGAATTAGCTATTATAAACCACGTAGTAAAAGACAGGCTTTGGACATTGTTGAAAAAGAAAATAAGAGTTATTTAAAAACTACTAATTCTTTATACGATGAAGAAATTACTAAGTTAATTGAAAAACATAAAATAGAAGTCGAAAAACAAAAAGCAGAAGTAGAACCTAGAAAGCAAAAAGAAATTGCAAATAAAATTAAAGAAATTTGAAATAAAGATTTTAAAAATAAATTAAATAGTGCTCAAAAATACAAAGATATTTTTAAAGAACTTCAAGAAAAGATAAATAAAGAAAATAACTTAAAATCTGTATCTATTAAATTAGCTAATCAATCTTTAAAAAACAATAGATTTAAGTTTGATTCAACAGACACAACATTTGATCCATCAATTAAAATAGAACCCCAATCATTAGATATTTTATTAGATAATCAAACAATTAAATTAGATCCAGGTTCAGTTAAAAGAGCATGAAAAGCAGTTGAATTTAAAGGAAAAACTAATGGTGAACATGCTTCATCTAAAGAAAATGAATGAGATATTTCATACTGAGATGATAAAGATTTTGAAGTTTATGAACTAGGTTATTATGATGATGGTGAACAAATTAGAGCTATTAAACTACCAAAAGATGTAAAAATAGTTCCAGATCATTTACCAAAAGAAATTACTTCAACAAAGGAACTATTTGCATTTTCAAATCAATTTAATAATGAAGTTATTAAAAAATGAGATATGTCAAATATTGAAGATATGTCTGGTATGTTTTTAGGTGCAGCTAAATTTAATCAAGATCTTTCAAGTTGAGACACATCAAATGTAACAAATATGAGTAAAATGTTCTTAAATGCTAAAGAATTTAACTCTAAAATTTTTAATAAAGTTGACAATGTAACTGATATGAGTTCTATGTTTTTAAATGCTATAGCATTTAATCAAGATTTAAGTAATTGAAAAGTTGACAATGTTAAAAATATGAACTCAATGTTTTTAGGCGCAACTAATTTTAATCAAAACTTGAATCAATGAAATGTTGAAAATATTACTGATATGAGTTATATGTTTAAAAATGCAACTTTATTTAACAATCAACTTTCAAGCTGAAAACCTAAAAACGTAATAAACATGTCTAATATGTTTGAAGGTGCTACAAAATTTGATCAAGACATATCAAGATGAGAAGTATCTAATGTTAAAAACATGCAAGATATGTTTAAAAACGCTAAAACATTTAATAAAAATTTAGCAGATTGAGATGTAAGTAAAGTTTCAAATATGCATGGTATGTTTGAACTAGCAGATAAGTTTAATGGTGATATTTCAAAATGAGATACTAAAAATGTTAAAGATATGAGTTCAATGTTTAAAGGAGCTACTGAGTTTAATAAAGATATTTCTAATTGAAACACTTCAAATGTAACTAACATGTCATATATGTTTAGTGAAGCTGTCAACTTTAATCAAAATATCAATACTAAAGAAGTTAATAAACAAAAAACATGAGATGTTTCAAATGTAAAAGATATGGAATCTATGTTTGATGGTGCTACAAAATTTAATAGTATCCTATCTAAATGAAATACTACTAATGTAACTAATATGAGTAAAATGTTTAAGGATGCAAAACACTTTAATAGTGATATTAGTAACTTTGATATTAAAAACGTTAAAGATTTTAATAGTATGTTTAAAAACGCTATTGAGTTTAACCAGGATTTATCAAAATGAAGTTTTAAACATTTAAATATAAAAGATATAATAACTGCTATTGAAAATTATGATTTAAATGCTAAAGCTTGAAAAGAAGAATGAAAACCAGATAATCAAATCAAAGATAAAATTGCTCTACCAGTATTTATTAAAAACACTCAATTAGGTGAAATTAGTGAAAAAAACGATAAAGAAATTCTTAAAAAACTAGGTATTTTGAATCCAAACTTAGAAATTAATGAACTATTTGTAACAAGCATTTCAAACAATTCAGCAATCATTAATGCCGGTTCTAATCCAAAACAACATCATGGTGTATATGAAGGCCAAATATTAGTTTGATTTACAGTTAAAAAGTCAGAACCCGTTCAACCACAACCACCTACAGATAAACCATTTATACGCCCACTTATTCCAATTCGCCCTATAAATCCTAATGATAATAAAATCACTTTATCTGAAATAATTAAAAAAGATCAATTAGGAGAAATTAACTTTAGATCTGCTAATGAAATTTTAAAAAAATTAGCTAGCTTAAATAAAGATATTAATATTTATGAATTAGTTGTAACAAATATTACAAAAAATTCAGCTATAGTTAGTGCTCGTTTAGATAGTGATTATATAGGTAGTGTTTTAGTTTCATTTAATATTAAAAAACCGCAAGCTATAAAATGAGAAAAACCTATATTTAACACAACAGATGATTGATTCTTATACCCAGTAATTTCAAATAATAAAAATATAATTGATCCTGTTAAACCTGATAAACCAGTTGAACCAAAACCAGATAAACCTAATAAGCCAACTAATCCAAGTAATCCAATAACACCAAATAAACCAGATAAACCAGCTGATAATAAACCAACAACTCCTACCACACCTACAAATAATAAAAAACCTGAAGTTAAAAAAGTAAATAATAACAAAGCTGCATTTATAGGAATTGGTGTTACATTACTAGCAATTATTCTTATTAGTTCAGTTGCCTTAATATTAAAAAGAAAGAAAAAATAA
- a CDS encoding BspA family leucine-rich repeat surface protein, with protein MSQMFWNAKSFNQDINTKTIEKNEKRYLSWNVSYVLNMSSMFENAEKFNSDLSKWSTINVNNMVKMFKNAKAFNKTISNFNINNVTDFTNMFENATSFNQDLSNWIFYKKMKFDSYDLGANLWKESFKPKTEEELKWIKEFKEEFDRFDKALTDELNEWAQPSAIKDQIDKQVEKDEIEDDFIDDIRVFSPNTDKENADWAKPSEIKNKIEALIDKEEEQDFSTDFNKFNDALTDELNKWKEEESKVKTEIDILVDQEEFIDELKDLTPNTDKEKRQWVERKISKKQLEKSSDLTKLIFDEEFSNLSKQALNRYYHHINMHTKAASDLTGELFKDRIINTNKKPTVNTNTNINTIDKQIDKKVDKVAIGLYSIITILAITSGILLILKKRNN; from the coding sequence ATGAGTCAAATGTTTTGAAATGCTAAAAGTTTCAATCAAGATATAAATACTAAAACAATCGAAAAAAATGAAAAGAGATACTTATCTTGAAATGTTTCATACGTCTTAAATATGTCAAGCATGTTTGAAAATGCTGAAAAATTTAATTCTGATCTTTCTAAGTGAAGCACTATTAACGTAAATAATATGGTTAAAATGTTTAAAAATGCTAAAGCATTTAATAAAACCATAAGTAATTTTAATATTAATAATGTAACTGATTTTACTAATATGTTTGAAAATGCAACTAGTTTTAATCAAGATTTATCTAACTGAATATTTTATAAAAAAATGAAATTTGATTCTTATGATCTAGGTGCAAATTTATGAAAAGAAAGTTTTAAACCAAAAACCGAAGAAGAATTGAAATGAATTAAAGAGTTTAAAGAAGAATTTGATAGATTTGATAAAGCTTTAACTGATGAACTAAACGAATGAGCTCAACCTAGTGCTATTAAAGATCAAATCGATAAACAAGTTGAAAAAGATGAAATTGAAGACGACTTTATTGATGATATTAGAGTATTTTCACCAAACACTGATAAAGAAAATGCTGATTGAGCTAAACCAAGTGAAATTAAAAACAAAATTGAAGCTTTAATTGATAAAGAAGAAGAACAAGACTTTAGCACTGATTTTAATAAATTCAATGATGCTTTAACTGATGAGTTAAATAAATGAAAAGAAGAAGAATCTAAAGTTAAAACTGAAATAGATATTCTAGTTGATCAAGAAGAATTTATTGATGAGTTAAAAGACTTAACTCCAAACACTGATAAAGAAAAAAGACAATGGGTCGAAAGAAAAATATCTAAAAAACAATTAGAAAAATCTAGTGATTTAACTAAATTAATATTTGATGAAGAATTTTCAAATCTATCAAAACAAGCTTTAAATAGATATTATCATCATATTAATATGCATACTAAAGCAGCTTCTGATTTAACTGGAGAATTATTTAAAGATAGAATAATCAATACAAATAAAAAACCAACTGTAAATACAAATACTAATATAAATACTATAGATAAACAAATTGATAAAAAAGTAGATAAAGTTGCTATTGGATTGTATTCAATTATAACAATACTTGCAATTACTTCAGGAATATTATTGATATTAAAAAAACGTAATAATTAA
- a CDS encoding BspA family leucine-rich repeat surface protein has translation MRYRGKTWSESRLSQPLEIDASFWNDTDFVVYEIGYYDDGEQIQAIKLPKGTVKVPDQLPKEITSTKELFKNTTNFNDPSIKNWDVSNVRDMKGMFQGSKIFNQDLNTWDVSNVRTTENMFSNASKFNGDISNWSTSNVKNMSGMFSWASSFNRDLDKWNTENVQDMSGMFGSVTAFTGIFLLEIPLE, from the coding sequence ATGAGATATAGAGGTAAAACTTGAAGTGAAAGTAGACTTTCTCAACCATTAGAAATTGATGCCTCATTTTGAAATGATACAGATTTTGTTGTTTATGAAATAGGTTATTATGATGATGGTGAACAAATTCAAGCAATTAAACTACCAAAAGGAACAGTAAAAGTTCCTGATCAACTTCCAAAAGAAATCACTTCAACAAAAGAGTTATTTAAAAATACAACAAATTTTAATGATCCAAGTATTAAAAACTGAGATGTATCTAATGTAAGAGATATGAAAGGAATGTTTCAAGGATCTAAAATATTTAACCAAGATTTAAACACTTGAGATGTATCTAATGTAAGAACAACAGAAAATATGTTTTCAAATGCTTCTAAGTTTAATGGTGATATATCAAATTGAAGTACTTCAAATGTTAAAAACATGTCTGGTATGTTTTCATGAGCTAGTTCGTTTAATCGTGATTTAGATAAATGAAATACAGAAAATGTTCAAGATATGAGTGGAATGTTTGGATCAGTTACTGCTTTTACTGGAATATTTCTACTTGAGATACCTCTAGAGTAA
- a CDS encoding P68 family surface lipoprotein, with protein sequence MRRKLLGLSAMTFTVAAPFVAIACSTTSSSNRVLFSLAQGSGWPLALSLKPLVKYYNETFKNDKDFVPVKFQFADNKNNDPDVEVHNIYGEFGLIKKVKENMETGNTKALPNIILGAQSGAYVINQDQRLLDVSDQGIDKNLFSSKIADLHSVLAGQSDTNKLYNIPFDNADTDSVHFNLKLMKKMFDLIEKGGGTVEKSLEIYKKAEASEKDTKGNKIPEKSIWNALKVKTEKNGSNDSGSLKDIKITKETFESIQSLRDLASKFVGGVEIDPEKISNDTISGEVFSIDYQEDEFYKELHSRIDQSKSIFELEKEKANKIPKVKYNLVNDSTIKEEFQKLWGEWSSSIKRIENNKSNSLDKKVFQSMKFMANADKEWGSWNIFRFQSAFSLAASVGAHQNKISQLTRNHPYFGDDIKKDKDFETVNAKEADVFMDSQITPLIKKGSNGGKNVGIFHEGGSSIIPINVSNEKLNKGTKKFLKWIYTGKNKNNEDNWLTLAKTSGYIMPLKTVVTDETVKKMEDTVKKLEEKLKATPDISKEPEYFTLNMLRSSLLSLKSLVKLEKGEVIAKAVATDDKTAQITGHISKSLINQTEIKNPSTTQVDALIKQFEQIVK encoded by the coding sequence ATGAGAAGAAAATTACTTGGATTATCAGCTATGACTTTTACTGTAGCTGCACCGTTTGTTGCTATTGCATGTTCTACTACTTCATCATCAAATAGAGTTCTATTTTCATTAGCTCAAGGTTCGGGGTGACCTTTAGCTTTATCTTTAAAACCATTAGTTAAATATTATAATGAAACATTTAAAAACGATAAAGACTTTGTTCCAGTTAAATTCCAATTTGCAGATAATAAAAATAATGATCCAGATGTTGAAGTACACAATATCTATGGTGAATTTGGCTTAATCAAAAAAGTTAAAGAAAATATGGAAACTGGTAATACTAAAGCTTTACCAAATATTATTTTAGGAGCTCAATCAGGAGCTTATGTTATTAATCAAGATCAAAGATTATTAGACGTTTCAGATCAAGGTATTGATAAGAATTTGTTTAGTTCTAAAATTGCTGATTTGCACTCAGTATTAGCAGGACAAAGTGATACAAATAAACTATATAATATTCCATTTGATAATGCTGATACTGATTCAGTTCACTTTAATCTAAAATTAATGAAAAAAATGTTTGATTTAATTGAAAAAGGTGGAGGTACTGTTGAAAAAAGCCTAGAGATCTATAAAAAGGCTGAAGCTTCTGAAAAAGATACTAAAGGAAATAAAATTCCAGAAAAAAGTATTTGAAATGCACTAAAAGTAAAAACAGAAAAAAATGGTTCTAATGATAGTGGTTCATTAAAAGATATAAAAATTACTAAAGAAACTTTTGAATCAATTCAATCTCTAAGAGATCTTGCTTCTAAATTTGTAGGGGGTGTAGAAATTGATCCAGAAAAAATTAGTAATGACACAATTTCGGGAGAAGTTTTTTCAATAGACTATCAGGAAGATGAATTCTACAAAGAATTACATTCTAGAATCGATCAAAGTAAATCTATTTTCGAATTAGAAAAAGAAAAAGCTAACAAAATACCTAAAGTTAAATATAATTTAGTAAATGACAGTACTATTAAAGAAGAATTCCAAAAATTATGAGGTGAATGATCATCATCTATAAAAAGAATAGAAAATAATAAAAGCAATTCATTAGATAAAAAAGTATTTCAATCTATGAAATTTATGGCAAATGCCGATAAGGAATGAGGATCATGAAATATTTTTAGATTTCAAAGTGCATTCAGCTTAGCTGCTTCTGTTGGAGCTCACCAAAATAAAATTAGTCAATTAACAAGAAACCACCCATACTTTGGAGATGATATTAAAAAAGATAAAGATTTTGAAACTGTTAATGCAAAAGAAGCTGATGTATTTATGGATTCACAAATCACTCCTTTAATAAAAAAAGGAAGTAATGGTGGAAAAAACGTAGGTATTTTCCATGAAGGTGGCTCAAGTATTATTCCAATTAATGTAAGTAATGAAAAATTAAATAAAGGAACTAAAAAATTCCTAAAATGAATTTATACTGGAAAAAATAAAAACAATGAGGATAATTGATTAACTCTAGCAAAAACTTCTGGTTATATAATGCCTTTAAAAACAGTTGTTACTGATGAAACAGTTAAGAAAATGGAAGACACTGTTAAAAAGTTGGAAGAAAAATTAAAAGCGACTCCTGATATTTCAAAAGAACCTGAATACTTTACACTTAATATGCTAAGATCTTCACTACTTTCTTTAAAATCACTTGTTAAATTAGAAAAAGGTGAAGTTATAGCTAAAGCAGTTGCTACTGATGATAAAACTGCACAAATCACAGGACACATTTCTAAATCTTTAATAAACCAAACAGAAATTAAAAATCCATCTACAACACAAGTTGACGCTTTGATTAAGCAATTCGAACAAATAGTTAAATAA
- a CDS encoding ABC transporter permease subunit produces the protein MIKIIIKEIIKYLLIGLLILLLLFPLYYLLLQALLYNSSIVENKTYLVIKEWNWSNFLKAFQSNFLKAFGWTILFATILITIRIIVYSLAIIGLLKMKPVYQKVFSYFFIIISLIPEFSIFLSLKTVLLQINLESTPIAYITNAIFSFFNFTYIFNLAKSIESEKSKVMINDNLKWYDKLFYVYLPKMRLGYFLLIIFSFISVWNDYLWPQFILSEGFTNITIWYQTLGREQEASLINVQAAGAMISVLIPLIIYMSFSKKIGRFN, from the coding sequence ATGATAAAAATAATAATTAAAGAAATAATTAAATACTTATTAATTGGGTTATTGATCTTGTTGTTATTATTTCCTTTGTACTATTTATTATTACAAGCCTTACTTTATAATAGTTCAATTGTAGAAAATAAAACTTATTTAGTAATTAAAGAGTGAAATTGGTCTAACTTTTTAAAAGCTTTTCAAAGTAACTTTTTAAAAGCCTTTGGTTGAACAATATTATTTGCAACAATTCTAATTACTATAAGAATAATTGTTTATTCACTAGCAATTATTGGGTTATTAAAAATGAAACCAGTTTATCAAAAAGTGTTTTCATACTTTTTTATAATAATTAGTTTAATTCCTGAATTTTCTATATTTTTAAGTTTAAAAACTGTTTTATTACAAATTAATTTAGAATCAACTCCTATAGCTTATATTACAAATGCTATTTTTTCATTTTTTAACTTTACTTATATTTTTAATTTAGCTAAAAGTATTGAAAGTGAAAAATCAAAAGTAATGATAAATGATAATTTAAAATGATATGACAAATTATTTTATGTTTATTTACCTAAAATGAGACTAGGATATTTCTTATTAATTATCTTTTCATTTATTTCAGTTTGAAATGATTATTTATGACCACAATTCATTTTATCTGAAGGATTTACAAATATAACTATTTGATATCAAACACTAGGAAGAGAACAAGAAGCTAGTTTAATAAACGTTCAAGCTGCTGGAGCTATGATTTCAGTTTTAATTCCATTAATTATTTATATGAGCTTTTCTAAAAAGATTGGTAGATTTAATTAG
- a CDS encoding sugar ABC transporter permease yields the protein MNKLSIFKSKDQFKLKLKNSVPVLKIVLLMLPLLVLILLFTIIPIFHTFIKSLRYSPNEANRTIYEYNFKNYNNILSDPNFKHAILNSTFVLLFGTGISIILALIFSFIINSLISRTTKSILLSVIYSQFFISGFAIGIAFTNFFGSKNLFFYILGLNQYSFTSGNQRLPIWIYYSIYQIWRSLPFNLILFAAALSRSDLKYKKLMLNDNLTLFQSFKYVYLNELSKVLFSILFTNFIFACLLLPSALLEDNFNVDLNYAHTLTSYTIKYLGWGSNGVLRFEKGYSAAFFSFSYLVLLLCVILLLRPKTIKSIYKLIKKLINKIILKFRGKYDKNNN from the coding sequence ATGAATAAACTAAGTATTTTTAAATCAAAAGATCAATTTAAATTAAAATTAAAAAACTCAGTTCCAGTATTAAAAATAGTTTTATTAATGTTACCTTTATTAGTACTAATTTTATTATTTACAATTATTCCTATTTTTCATACTTTTATAAAATCTTTAAGATATTCTCCAAATGAAGCTAATAGAACTATTTATGAATATAATTTTAAAAATTATAACAACATACTATCTGATCCTAACTTTAAACATGCGATATTAAACTCAACGTTTGTTTTATTATTTGGAACTGGAATTTCTATAATACTAGCGTTAATATTTAGTTTTATTATTAATTCTTTAATTAGTAGAACTACAAAAAGTATTTTACTTTCAGTAATTTATTCTCAGTTTTTTATATCAGGGTTTGCAATAGGGATTGCTTTTACTAATTTTTTTGGATCTAAAAACTTGTTTTTTTACATTTTAGGGTTAAATCAATATAGTTTTACTAGTGGTAATCAACGTTTACCGATTTGAATTTATTATTCTATATATCAAATATGAAGATCATTACCATTTAATTTAATTTTATTTGCAGCAGCTTTATCTAGAAGTGATCTTAAATATAAAAAGCTAATGTTAAATGATAATTTAACATTATTTCAATCTTTTAAATATGTTTATTTAAATGAGTTATCTAAAGTATTATTTTCAATTTTATTTACTAATTTTATTTTTGCTTGTTTATTATTACCATCAGCTTTATTAGAAGATAATTTTAATGTTGATTTAAATTATGCTCATACTTTAACAAGTTATACAATTAAATATCTTGGTTGAGGTTCAAATGGAGTGTTAAGGTTTGAAAAAGGTTATTCAGCAGCATTTTTTAGTTTTTCTTATTTAGTTTTATTATTATGTGTAATTTTATTATTAAGACCAAAAACAATTAAAAGTATTTACAAATTAATTAAAAAATTAATTAATAAAATTATTTTAAAATTTAGAGGTAAATATGATAAAAATAATAATTAA